A DNA window from Arachis duranensis cultivar V14167 chromosome 3, aradu.V14167.gnm2.J7QH, whole genome shotgun sequence contains the following coding sequences:
- the LOC107477059 gene encoding protein SHORT-ROOT-like — MMTSSSLNSDDPCFDGDGKWATKLLRECARAINDRDSSKIQHLLWMLNELASPYGDSQQKLASYFLQALFCKATQTGQRFYMNLKSASEKNQSFDSARKMILKFQEVSPWTTFGHVASNGAILEAFLEAGGEKNKKKKLHIIDISNNTSTLCTQWPTFLESLATKSSDHVETPQLKLTIVLVKESLKGSVMNEICQRMEKFARLMRVPFEINMINGVEHLWKVTKEELGIVVEEEDDDDDDDDDAFIAVNCVGGLRRVEEGERDNVIGMLKSLSPRIVTTVEEESGGSDDSCITRNDDDDFVKCFEECLWFYKIYFEMLEESFPTISNEKLMLERECSRNILGDLGCNNDNNSDHNKRERGVEWSMRFREYFTPIGLNDDVVDDVRALLKRYNRSGWSLMLPSSKVEGIYLKWRDQPVLWASAWKP; from the coding sequence ATGATGACTAGCAGCTCTTTGAACTCAGATGATCCTTGTTTTGATGGTGATGGAAAATGGGCCACCAAGCTTCTTAGGGAGTGTGCTAGAGCAATCAATGATAGAGACTCAAGCAAAATCCAACACCTTCTATGGATGCTAAATGAGTTAGCTTCCCCTTATGGAGATTCTCAGCAGAAACTAGCCTCATATTTTCTTCAAGCTCTATTCTGCAAGGCCACTCAAACAGGCCAAAGATTTTACATGAATCTAAAATCAGCATCTGAAAAGAACCAATCTTTTGATTCAGCAAGAAAAATGATACTCAAATTTCAAGAGGTAAGTCCATGGACAACTTTTGGACATGTAGCTTCAAATGGTGCAATCttggaagcctttttagaagcaggaggagagaaaaacaaaaagaaaaagcttcacATCATTGACATAAGCAACAACACTAGCACACTTTGCACTCAATGGCCTACTTTCTTGGAATCCTTGGCTACTAAGAGTAGTGATCATGTTGAAACTCCTCAATTGAAGCTCACAATTGTGTTGGTGAAAGAGAGCTTAAAAGGGTCAGTGATGAATGAAATTTGTCAGAGAATGGAGAAGTTTGCAAGGCTAATGAGAGTTCCCTTTGAGATTAACATGATAAATGGTGTGGAACATTTATGGAAGGTAACAAAAGAAGAGTTAGGAATagtagttgaagaagaagatgatgatgatgatgatgatgatgatgcttttATTGCTGTGAACTGTGTTGGGGGATTGAGGAGAGTTGAGGAGGGAGAAAGGGATAATGTGATTGGAATGTTGAAGTCTCTTAGTCCAAGAATTGTGACAACTGTTGAGGAAGAAAGTGGTGGTAGTGATGATTCTTGCATCACaagaaatgatgatgatgactttgTAAAATGCTTTGAAGAGTGTTTATGGTTTTACAAGATTTACTTTGAGATGTTAGAGGAGAGTTTTCCAACAATAAGCAATGAAAAGTTAATGCTAGAGAGGGAGTGTTCAAGAAACATACTTGGTGATTTGGGTTgcaataatgataataatagtgatcataataaaagggagaggggagtAGAGTGGTCTATGAGGTTTAGGGAGTATTTTACTCCAATAGGTTTGAATGATGATGTTGTGGATGATGTTAGGGCATTGCTAAAGAGATATAATAGGTCAGGGTGGTCATTGATGTTGCCATCATCAAAAGTAGAAGGAATTTACTTGAAATGGAGGGATCAACCTGTTCTTTGGGCTTCAGCTTGGAAACCCTAG